A window from bacterium encodes these proteins:
- the rpsU gene encoding 30S ribosomal protein S21: MTEVRIGKDETLDSALRRFKRQVKRSGILTDAKRHEHYEKPSQKRRRRAARRNKRH; encoded by the coding sequence GTGACCGAAGTTCGAATCGGCAAGGACGAGACGCTTGACAGCGCGCTCCGGCGATTCAAGCGCCAGGTGAAGCGATCCGGCATCCTCACCGACGCGAAGCGGCACGAGCACTACGAGAAGCCCAGCCAGAAGCGCCGCCGGCGCGCCGCCCGGCGCAACAAGCGCCACTAA
- a CDS encoding arginine decarboxylase, pyruvoyl-dependent produces MWQPPKALSLVAGHGEGGSELNAFDRALRDAGVADLNFLRVTSIVPPGARIIELPIYPAGILMPAVFARIASTRPGDVITAALGVGLSREHHGVIMEYAGHESREQAEAKAKQMVVEGFAMRGLALDEVFVVAAEHRVERAGSAVAVALFWPEAAGLERAPGPTASANDAPGRETPPKGPGGRAR; encoded by the coding sequence ATGTGGCAGCCGCCCAAAGCGCTGTCGCTCGTCGCCGGCCACGGCGAGGGCGGCAGCGAGCTGAACGCGTTTGATCGGGCCCTCCGCGATGCCGGCGTCGCCGATCTCAACTTCCTTCGGGTCACGAGCATCGTGCCGCCGGGCGCACGCATCATCGAGCTGCCGATCTACCCGGCCGGCATCCTGATGCCGGCCGTCTTCGCGCGGATCGCCAGCACGAGGCCCGGCGACGTCATCACCGCCGCGCTCGGGGTGGGATTGTCGCGCGAGCATCACGGGGTGATCATGGAGTATGCCGGCCATGAGAGCCGCGAGCAGGCCGAAGCGAAGGCGAAGCAGATGGTCGTGGAAGGCTTCGCGATGCGCGGCCTCGCGCTGGATGAAGTGTTCGTCGTCGCCGCGGAACACCGGGTCGAGCGGGCGGGCTCCGCCGTCGCGGTCGCCCTCTTCTGGCCGGAAGCCGCCGGCCTCGAGCGGGCGCCTGGGCCTACGGCGTCGGCCAACGACGCGCCCGGGCGCGAAACGCCGCCCAAGGGTCCGGGAGGGCGCGCTCGATGA